The Candidatus Arthromitus sp. SFB-mouse-Japan genome includes a region encoding these proteins:
- the fusA gene encoding elongation factor G, whose product MAREFPLEKFRNIGIMAHIDAGKTTTTERILFYTGKTHKIGEVHEGQATMDWMVQEQERGITITSAATTCQWKDYVINIIDTPGHVDFTVEVERSLRVLDGAVAVLDAKSGVEPQTETVWRQADKYRVPRIVYVNKMDAIGANFYNCVDSIKDRLRANAVPVQIPIGSESEFIGIIDLIENVAIIYKNDLGTEVSREDIPEEYKEDASKYRELMIESIAETDEELMIKFLEGEEIRASELKTALRKAVIDIQVIPVICGSSYKNKGVQEMIDAAVEYLPSPIDIDAVKGVDLDGNEDSREASDDIAMSALAFKIQTDPFIGRLAYTRVYSGVLKSGSYVYNSTKGKKERIGRLLKMHANHRQEVDELRAGDLGAIVGLKDTTTGDTLCDDTKKIILESMEFPEPVISVAIEPKTKASQEKMGLSLAKLAEEDPTFKTYTDQETNQTIIAGMGELHLEIIVDRLQREFKVDCNVGKPQVAYKETIRKQVTCEGKYIRQSGGRGQYGHCVIDLIPCSGDYEFENAIVGGVIPKEYIPAVDNGIRNAALNGVIGGYPTINFKVRLHDGSYHDVDSSEMAFEFAGSMAFKNGMSKADPVLLEPIVKVEVTVPEEYMGDVMGDLNSRRGRIEGMESRFGAQIIKAQVPMSEMFGYATVLRSRTQGRGTYSMEFDHYDEVPKNIQEQIVSKK is encoded by the coding sequence ATGGCTAGAGAATTTCCACTAGAAAAATTTAGGAATATTGGAATTATGGCTCATATAGATGCTGGTAAAACTACCACAACGGAGAGGATTTTATTTTATACAGGTAAGACTCACAAAATAGGTGAAGTTCATGAAGGGCAGGCTACCATGGACTGGATGGTTCAGGAACAAGAGAGAGGCATAACAATAACTTCAGCAGCAACAACTTGCCAATGGAAGGATTATGTGATAAATATTATAGATACTCCTGGTCATGTTGATTTTACAGTTGAGGTTGAAAGATCATTGAGAGTTTTAGATGGTGCTGTAGCCGTTCTTGATGCTAAAAGTGGTGTTGAGCCACAAACTGAAACTGTTTGGAGGCAAGCTGATAAATATAGAGTACCTAGAATAGTATATGTTAACAAAATGGATGCTATTGGAGCTAATTTTTATAATTGTGTAGATTCCATAAAAGATAGATTAAGGGCTAATGCAGTACCTGTACAAATACCTATAGGTAGTGAATCTGAGTTTATAGGAATAATTGATTTGATTGAAAATGTTGCTATAATTTATAAAAATGATTTAGGGACTGAGGTTTCTAGAGAGGATATTCCAGAAGAATATAAAGAAGATGCTAGTAAATATAGAGAACTTATGATTGAATCAATAGCTGAAACAGATGAAGAACTTATGATTAAGTTTTTAGAAGGTGAAGAAATACGTGCATCTGAGCTAAAAACTGCTCTTAGAAAAGCGGTTATTGATATACAAGTTATACCAGTTATATGTGGTTCTTCTTATAAAAACAAAGGTGTTCAAGAAATGATAGATGCTGCTGTTGAGTATTTACCATCACCTATTGATATTGATGCCGTAAAAGGTGTTGATTTAGATGGTAATGAAGATTCAAGAGAAGCAAGTGATGATATAGCAATGTCTGCTTTAGCATTTAAGATACAGACTGATCCATTTATTGGAAGGCTTGCATATACCAGAGTTTATTCTGGAGTATTAAAAAGTGGATCGTATGTTTATAATTCTACGAAAGGCAAAAAAGAGAGAATTGGAAGACTTCTTAAAATGCATGCTAATCATAGGCAGGAAGTAGATGAATTAAGAGCTGGGGATTTAGGAGCTATTGTTGGATTAAAAGATACGACAACTGGAGACACTTTGTGTGATGATACAAAGAAAATCATACTTGAGAGTATGGAATTCCCAGAGCCAGTTATATCCGTAGCTATAGAGCCTAAAACTAAAGCTAGCCAGGAGAAAATGGGTCTATCTTTAGCTAAGTTAGCAGAGGAAGATCCTACATTTAAAACATACACTGATCAGGAAACAAATCAAACTATAATAGCTGGAATGGGTGAGTTGCATCTTGAGATTATCGTGGATAGATTACAGAGGGAATTTAAGGTTGATTGCAATGTAGGGAAACCTCAGGTTGCTTATAAAGAAACAATAAGAAAACAAGTTACATGTGAAGGTAAGTATATAAGACAATCTGGTGGTAGAGGTCAGTATGGACATTGTGTTATAGATCTTATACCATGTTCAGGTGATTATGAGTTTGAAAATGCAATAGTTGGTGGAGTAATACCGAAAGAATACATACCAGCTGTTGATAATGGCATTAGAAATGCTGCTCTTAATGGTGTTATAGGAGGTTATCCAACGATTAATTTTAAGGTTAGATTGCATGATGGATCATATCATGATGTTGATTCATCTGAAATGGCATTTGAATTTGCAGGTTCTATGGCATTTAAAAATGGTATGTCTAAGGCAGATCCTGTTTTATTAGAACCTATTGTTAAAGTAGAAGTAACTGTGCCTGAAGAATATATGGGTGATGTAATGGGTGATTTGAACTCTCGTAGAGGAAGAATAGAGGGGATGGAATCAAGATTTGGAGCTCAAATAATAAAAGCACAAGTACCTATG
- the rpsG gene encoding 30S ribosomal protein S7, whose translation MPRKGHVFKREILPDPIYDNLVVTKLINNIMKDGKKGVAQKICYDAFRIVEEKTSKDALEVFETAMNNIMPILEIKSRRIGGATYQVPVEVRSERKQTLGIRWLLIAARKRSEKYMKERLANELIDASNNTGAAVKKREDTHKMAEANKAFAHYRY comes from the coding sequence ATGCCAAGAAAAGGACATGTATTTAAAAGAGAGATTTTACCTGATCCTATTTATGATAATTTAGTTGTGACGAAACTTATAAATAATATAATGAAGGATGGTAAAAAAGGCGTTGCTCAGAAGATATGTTATGATGCGTTTAGAATAGTAGAGGAAAAGACATCTAAGGATGCTTTAGAAGTTTTTGAAACTGCTATGAATAATATAATGCCTATTTTAGAGATTAAATCACGTAGAATTGGTGGAGCTACATATCAGGTGCCTGTAGAAGTGAGATCAGAAAGAAAACAAACCTTGGGAATAAGATGGTTATTGATCGCTGCTAGGAAAAGAAGTGAAAAATATATGAAAGAAAGATTAGCTAATGAATTAATAGATGCTTCTAATAATACTGGAGCGGCTGTTAAAAAAAGAGAAGATACTCATAAAATGGCTGAAGCTAATAAGGCATTTGCACATTATAGGTATTAA
- the rpoC gene encoding DNA-directed RNA polymerase subunit beta': MVELNNFDAIRIGLASPEQIREWSRGEVKKPETINYRTLKPERDGLFCERIFGPTKDWECHCGKYKRVRYKGIVCDRCGVEVTKSKVRRERMGHIELATSVSHIWYFKGTPSKMALLLEMQARVLEKILYFASYVVLDPKEVTLLQKGQILSEKDFREYSEKFGEGSFEVGMGAEAIKQLLMDLDLDSLSNKLKEELKNSTGQKKARVIRRLEVVESFRKSNNKPEWMIIDVIPVIPPELRPMVMLDGGRFATSDLNDLYRRVINRNNRLKKLLDLKAPDIIVRNEKRMLQESVDALIDNGRRGRPVTGPGNRPLKSLSDMLKGKQGRFRQNLLGKRVDYSGRSVIVVGPELKLYQCGLPKEMALELFKPFVMKKLVDSGIAHNIKAAKRMVEKNMNQVWDILEEVITDHPVLLNRAPTLHRLGIQAFQPVLVEGRAIKLHPLVCTAYNADFDGDQMAVHVPLSMEAQAEARFLMLAAVNILKPSDGKPVCVPSQDMILGSYYLTMDNPSFNDRDIKSYSNSEEAIMAFELGYLNIHEKIKLRVEKEINGEKKSKLIETTVGKIIFNESIPQDLGFVDREKEENLFEFEIDFLVNKGKLTEIVDRCYLKHGPSETASMLDQIKTKGYHYSTIGAITVAASDMIVPTEKENIIRESEEKVDTVSKKFRRGLMTEDERYNSVIEIWNSTTDKIADVLMNSMDKFNPISMMADSGARGSKSQIKQLAGMRGLMSNPSGKIIELPIKASFREGLDVLEYFTSTHGARKGNADTALKTADSGYLTRRLVDVSQDVIIRSEDCGSVDGIYVSEIKDDNSIVESLSERLIGRYVAEDIIDPKSNRILIKRDQYITNSMAKIIADINEDTDREESEKILKVKIRSVFTCDSRIGVCAKCYGMNMATAREISIGESVGIIAAQSIGEPGTQLTMRTFHTGGVVGADITQGLPRVEELFEARKPKGLAIVSEIDGIVEFENTKKKRLVKIVSNEGEFREYDIPFGSRVKVENGMRIEAGSIITEGSINPQDILRIKGIDAVREYLLSEVQKVYRLQGVDINDKHLEVIIKQMTRKVRVVEAGDTEILPNSIVDISYFNDENKRVKDDGLNEAECERVLLGITKASLSTESFLSAASFQETTKVLTDAAIKGKIDPLIGLKENVIIGKLIPAGTGMNHYRSMKINYGNDDNLEYTMV; this comes from the coding sequence GTGGTTGAGTTGAATAATTTTGATGCCATAAGAATAGGTTTAGCATCTCCTGAGCAAATTAGAGAGTGGTCTAGGGGAGAGGTTAAAAAACCCGAGACTATAAATTATAGGACTTTAAAACCAGAAAGAGATGGTCTTTTTTGTGAGAGAATATTTGGACCTACTAAAGATTGGGAATGTCACTGTGGAAAGTATAAGAGAGTTAGGTATAAGGGTATTGTTTGTGATAGATGTGGTGTGGAGGTTACTAAATCAAAGGTTAGACGTGAAAGAATGGGTCACATTGAATTAGCAACATCTGTATCACATATATGGTATTTTAAGGGTACTCCATCAAAAATGGCTTTGTTACTTGAAATGCAGGCAAGGGTTTTAGAAAAAATACTTTATTTTGCATCGTATGTTGTATTAGATCCGAAGGAAGTTACTTTACTACAAAAAGGGCAAATATTATCAGAGAAAGATTTTAGGGAATATAGTGAGAAGTTTGGGGAAGGTTCATTTGAGGTTGGCATGGGAGCAGAGGCAATAAAACAACTTCTTATGGATTTAGATTTAGATAGTTTATCAAATAAACTTAAGGAAGAATTGAAAAATAGTACTGGTCAAAAGAAGGCTAGAGTTATTAGGAGACTTGAAGTAGTTGAGTCTTTTAGGAAATCTAATAATAAACCGGAGTGGATGATAATAGACGTTATACCAGTTATACCTCCTGAACTTAGACCTATGGTAATGTTAGACGGTGGAAGGTTTGCCACATCAGATTTAAATGATTTATATAGAAGAGTTATAAATAGAAATAATAGGTTAAAAAAATTATTGGATTTAAAAGCACCAGATATAATAGTAAGAAATGAGAAGAGGATGCTTCAAGAATCTGTTGATGCTTTAATAGATAATGGTAGGAGAGGTAGACCTGTAACTGGACCTGGGAATAGGCCGCTTAAATCTTTATCAGATATGCTTAAAGGAAAGCAGGGAAGGTTTAGACAGAATCTTTTAGGTAAACGTGTCGATTATTCTGGAAGGTCTGTAATAGTTGTTGGTCCAGAGTTGAAATTGTATCAATGTGGATTACCTAAAGAGATGGCCTTGGAACTTTTTAAGCCATTTGTGATGAAGAAATTAGTAGATTCAGGTATTGCTCATAATATTAAAGCAGCAAAAAGAATGGTTGAAAAAAATATGAATCAAGTTTGGGATATATTAGAGGAAGTTATAACTGATCATCCAGTGTTATTAAACAGAGCACCAACACTACATAGATTGGGAATTCAAGCATTTCAACCAGTTTTAGTTGAGGGTAGGGCAATAAAATTGCACCCACTCGTTTGTACGGCTTATAATGCGGATTTTGATGGAGATCAGATGGCTGTTCATGTACCTTTATCTATGGAGGCACAAGCTGAAGCTCGATTTTTAATGTTAGCAGCTGTTAATATATTGAAACCTTCTGATGGTAAACCAGTATGTGTTCCGTCTCAAGATATGATATTAGGATCATATTATTTAACTATGGATAACCCTTCATTTAATGATAGGGATATAAAGAGTTATTCGAATTCTGAAGAAGCTATAATGGCCTTTGAATTGGGGTATTTAAATATACATGAAAAGATAAAACTAAGGGTTGAGAAAGAGATAAATGGTGAAAAAAAATCTAAATTAATAGAAACAACTGTAGGTAAAATTATATTTAATGAATCTATACCTCAAGATCTGGGTTTTGTCGATAGGGAAAAGGAAGAAAATTTATTTGAGTTTGAAATAGATTTTCTTGTTAATAAAGGTAAGTTAACAGAAATAGTAGATAGATGTTATTTAAAACATGGTCCATCTGAAACCGCATCTATGCTTGATCAAATTAAAACTAAGGGATATCATTATTCTACTATAGGGGCAATAACAGTTGCTGCATCTGATATGATAGTTCCTACAGAAAAGGAAAATATAATTAGGGAATCAGAAGAAAAAGTTGATACAGTGAGTAAAAAGTTTAGACGTGGATTGATGACTGAAGATGAGAGATATAATTCAGTTATAGAGATTTGGAATAGCACAACCGATAAAATAGCAGATGTGCTTATGAATAGTATGGATAAATTTAATCCTATATCGATGATGGCAGATTCAGGAGCTAGAGGATCTAAAAGTCAGATAAAACAACTTGCTGGAATGAGAGGGCTTATGAGTAATCCATCGGGTAAAATAATAGAGCTCCCAATTAAGGCTTCTTTTAGAGAGGGACTTGATGTTTTAGAGTATTTTACATCAACGCATGGGGCTAGAAAAGGGAATGCTGATACAGCTTTGAAAACAGCAGATTCTGGATATTTAACAAGGAGATTAGTTGATGTAAGTCAAGATGTTATAATAAGAAGTGAAGATTGTGGGAGTGTTGATGGAATTTATGTAAGTGAGATTAAGGATGATAATTCTATTGTTGAAAGTTTAAGTGAGAGACTTATAGGGAGATATGTAGCTGAGGATATAATAGATCCTAAAAGTAATAGGATTTTAATTAAAAGAGACCAATATATAACTAATAGTATGGCTAAAATTATAGCTGATATTAATGAAGATACTGATAGAGAAGAAAGTGAAAAAATATTGAAGGTCAAAATAAGAAGTGTATTTACTTGTGATTCTAGAATTGGTGTTTGTGCTAAGTGTTATGGCATGAATATGGCAACTGCAAGAGAGATAAGCATAGGAGAATCGGTTGGGATAATTGCTGCTCAATCCATAGGTGAGCCTGGTACACAGCTTACAATGAGGACATTCCATACAGGAGGAGTTGTCGGTGCGGATATAACTCAAGGGTTACCTAGAGTTGAAGAATTATTTGAAGCAAGAAAACCGAAGGGGCTTGCTATAGTTTCGGAAATAGATGGCATTGTAGAGTTTGAAAATACTAAGAAAAAGAGACTTGTTAAGATTGTATCTAATGAGGGAGAATTTAGGGAGTACGATATACCTTTTGGATCTAGGGTGAAGGTTGAAAATGGTATGCGTATAGAAGCGGGTTCTATAATTACTGAGGGATCTATAAATCCACAAGATATATTAAGAATAAAAGGAATAGATGCTGTTAGGGAATATTTATTATCTGAGGTTCAAAAAGTTTATAGATTACAGGGTGTTGACATAAATGATAAACATCTTGAGGTCATAATAAAGCAGATGACTAGAAAAGTTAGAGTTGTGGAGGCAGGTGATACAGAAATACTTCCGAATTCTATTGTTGATATATCATATTTTAATGATGAAAATAAACGAGTTAAAGATGATGGACTCAATGAGGCTGAATGTGAGAGGGTTTTGCTTGGAATAACAAAAGCATCTTTATCTACTGAATCTTTCTTATCAGCAGCATCATTTCAAGAAACCACAAAAGTATTAACTGATGCTGCAATAAAAGGAAAGATAGATCCCTTGATAGGATTAAAGGAAAATGTAATAATAGGTAAATTAATACCTGCAGGGACAGGAATGAATCATTATAGATCTATGAAAATAAATTATGGGAATGATGATAATCTTGAATACACTATGGTTTGA
- the rpsL gene encoding 30S ribosomal protein S12 yields the protein MPTINQLIRKGRKKVAYKSTAPAMKGCPQVRGVCTLVKTMTPKKPNSALRKVARVRLSNGYEVTAYIPGEGHNLQEHSVVLIRGGRVKDLPGVRYHIIRGALDSAGVQDKMQARSKYGTKKAKKSAK from the coding sequence ATGCCAACTATTAATCAATTGATCAGAAAAGGTAGAAAGAAAGTAGCATATAAATCAACAGCTCCAGCTATGAAAGGATGTCCGCAAGTTAGGGGAGTTTGTACATTGGTTAAAACTATGACCCCTAAAAAACCTAATTCAGCTTTAAGAAAAGTTGCTAGGGTTAGATTAAGTAACGGTTACGAAGTTACGGCATATATACCTGGAGAGGGACATAACCTACAAGAGCATAGTGTTGTTTTGATAAGAGGTGGGAGAGTAAAGGACTTACCAGGAGTTAGATACCATATAATAAGAGGAGCTCTTGATTCTGCAGGTGTGCAAGATAAAATGCAAGCAAGATCAAAATATGGAACTAAGAAAGCTAAGAAATCTGCTAAATAA